A single genomic interval of Stenotrophomonas sp. ZAC14D1_NAIMI4_1 harbors:
- a CDS encoding S9 family peptidase: MSLLLNRMWCACLCVAVALPSLAAAPAAPVLPTPQAIMALKVVGDPQISPDGSRIAYTVGTPQPQGKPPRSRIWWVPASGKATAKELPAADAASEEHPRWSADGRYLDFISTRALPADVEHASLGGAQVWRVDAQGGAPQLLTRAEGDVSAFEVSRDGTRIAYLSADVPDAATTAAGEARDDAQRVDHPIAFSRVWLRDLRSGQTRVLSAPGQQVHDLAWSPDGRTLALRVSQGTTLNDFWYRSQVVLVDAGSGAQQAELEPRASAHPLQWSPDGTRLLYGHLGEHGMTADITVHAIGSGQRTVLGADWNGTLWLARWQDDGHLLGLGQRGVRGAFLRLDAANGHWTELARPQIPFAAFTTTRSGRSAYLGIGNSQPTEVWLQQGATLAVRSDHHPEVAGWAHGNVRELAWTSSRDGLPITGLLVTPPGWKPGTPLPTLVQGHGGPAWAWWSGWLGSWHDWAQLLSTHGYAVFLPNPRGSEGGGRAFAERARNDWGGGDFQDILDGVDLLEKEGVVDPQRLAIGGWSYGGYMAAWAVANSPRFKTAIVGAGVIDIGAMALTTDTPDYLPGYFGDPLRNRSVYDQHSPIRHASNIRVPVLILHGEQDKRVPLSQGEMLYRALRFNGTPVEMVTYPRGPHWFFEQAHGRDVQQRVLDWLDSQLGTEPVR, encoded by the coding sequence ATGAGCCTGTTGTTGAACCGGATGTGGTGCGCCTGCCTGTGCGTGGCGGTCGCATTGCCATCGCTGGCTGCCGCCCCGGCGGCGCCGGTGCTGCCGACCCCGCAGGCGATCATGGCGCTGAAGGTGGTGGGCGACCCGCAGATCAGCCCGGACGGCAGCCGCATCGCCTATACGGTCGGCACGCCACAGCCGCAGGGCAAGCCGCCGCGCAGCCGCATCTGGTGGGTACCGGCCAGTGGCAAGGCAACCGCGAAGGAACTGCCCGCCGCAGACGCTGCCAGCGAAGAGCATCCACGCTGGAGCGCCGATGGCCGCTACCTGGACTTCATCTCCACCCGCGCGCTGCCGGCCGACGTGGAGCATGCTTCGCTGGGCGGCGCGCAGGTCTGGCGCGTGGATGCGCAGGGCGGTGCGCCGCAGCTGCTGACCCGCGCAGAGGGCGATGTCAGCGCTTTCGAGGTATCACGCGATGGCACGCGCATCGCCTATCTGTCGGCCGATGTCCCCGATGCGGCCACCACCGCCGCCGGCGAGGCCAGGGACGATGCGCAGCGCGTGGACCATCCCATTGCGTTCAGCCGCGTCTGGCTGCGCGATCTGCGCAGCGGCCAGACCCGCGTGCTGAGCGCGCCCGGGCAGCAGGTGCATGACCTGGCGTGGTCGCCGGACGGGCGCACGCTGGCGCTGCGCGTTTCGCAGGGCACCACGCTGAATGACTTCTGGTACCGCTCGCAGGTGGTGCTGGTGGATGCTGGCAGCGGCGCGCAGCAGGCCGAGCTGGAACCGCGTGCGTCGGCGCACCCGCTGCAGTGGTCGCCCGACGGCACGCGGTTGCTGTACGGCCACCTCGGCGAGCACGGCATGACCGCCGACATCACCGTGCATGCCATCGGCAGCGGCCAGCGCACGGTGCTGGGGGCGGACTGGAACGGTACGCTGTGGCTGGCGCGCTGGCAGGACGACGGGCACCTGCTGGGGCTGGGCCAGCGCGGCGTGCGCGGCGCCTTCCTGCGCCTGGATGCAGCCAATGGCCACTGGACGGAACTGGCGCGGCCGCAGATTCCCTTCGCCGCGTTCACCACCACGCGCAGCGGGCGCAGCGCCTACCTGGGCATCGGCAACAGCCAGCCGACGGAAGTCTGGCTGCAGCAGGGCGCAACGCTGGCGGTGCGCAGCGACCACCACCCGGAAGTTGCGGGCTGGGCGCATGGCAACGTGCGTGAACTGGCGTGGACCTCCTCGCGTGATGGGCTGCCGATCACCGGCCTGCTGGTCACGCCGCCCGGCTGGAAGCCCGGCACGCCGCTGCCGACGCTGGTGCAGGGCCATGGCGGTCCGGCGTGGGCGTGGTGGTCGGGGTGGCTGGGTTCCTGGCACGACTGGGCGCAGCTGCTGTCCACGCACGGCTATGCGGTGTTCCTGCCCAACCCGCGCGGCTCCGAAGGCGGCGGCCGCGCGTTCGCCGAGCGGGCGCGCAACGATTGGGGCGGCGGTGATTTCCAGGACATCCTCGACGGCGTGGACCTGCTGGAGAAGGAAGGCGTCGTCGATCCGCAGCGGCTGGCGATCGGGGGCTGGAGCTATGGCGGCTACATGGCGGCCTGGGCGGTGGCGAACAGCCCGCGCTTCAAGACCGCGATCGTCGGGGCCGGGGTCATCGACATCGGTGCGATGGCGCTGACCACCGATACGCCGGATTACCTGCCCGGCTACTTTGGCGATCCGCTGCGCAACCGCAGCGTCTACGACCAGCATTCGCCGATCCGCCATGCCAGCAACATCCGCGTGCCGGTGCTGATCCTGCACGGCGAACAGGACAAGCGCGTGCCGCTGTCGCAGGGCGAGATGCTGTACCGCGCGCTGCGCTTCAATGGCACGCCGGTGGAGATGGTGACGTACCCGCGCGGGCCGCACTGGTTCTTCGAGCAGGCGCACGGCCGTGATGTCCAGCAGCGCGTGCTGGACTGGCTGGACAGCCAGCTGGGCACGGAGCCGGTGCGATGA